A genomic region of Arcobacter sp. F155 contains the following coding sequences:
- a CDS encoding methyl-accepting chemotaxis protein, which produces MFGFLKKNKKNEIIDAIKTIDQYVQSEINSIEKIDHNCTGETREVIETILDLSHLIESKQTEDLTLFGEIMLSTEKLSDGYTTDRITIKTSNEKLNYIAKSINVMTEKLDQSLTEIADTLKEYGEQKYIKDIDETLFKGGKLQELAKGINYLKGEITNSLRLKYETSISLKNKSLDLLDNAMALSDATNSQVSAIEETSAAIEEITATTRGNTQTAKTMSTQGENVKTSINHGLKLATETVNAMNDINDSTNAVHEAINLIDQIAFQTNILSLNAAVEAATAGEAGKGFSVVAGEVRNLASRSADAAKEIKNLVESATSKANEGKTIADKMILGYQKLDENISKTTRLIEEVVEASHEQEKSITLINDSVAEIDTLTQQNADVAQNVRETSSEIKDIANENVEHINKAEFIGKH; this is translated from the coding sequence AATAATTGATGCAATAAAAACCATTGATCAATATGTCCAAAGTGAAATAAACTCAATAGAAAAAATTGATCATAATTGTACAGGAGAAACAAGAGAAGTTATTGAGACTATTTTAGATTTATCTCATTTGATTGAATCAAAGCAAACAGAAGATTTAACTTTGTTTGGAGAGATAATGCTTTCTACTGAAAAGCTTTCAGATGGTTATACAACTGATAGAATTACAATTAAAACATCAAATGAAAAGTTAAACTATATTGCAAAATCAATAAATGTTATGACTGAAAAGTTAGACCAAAGTCTTACTGAGATTGCTGACACCTTAAAAGAGTATGGAGAACAAAAATATATCAAAGATATAGATGAAACTCTTTTTAAAGGTGGTAAATTACAAGAGTTGGCAAAGGGAATAAACTATTTAAAAGGAGAGATAACAAATAGTTTACGTCTTAAATATGAAACAAGTATTTCATTAAAAAATAAATCATTAGATTTACTTGATAATGCAATGGCTCTTTCAGATGCTACAAACTCACAAGTTTCAGCAATAGAAGAGACTTCTGCTGCAATTGAAGAGATTACAGCTACAACAAGAGGCAATACTCAAACTGCAAAGACAATGTCAACACAAGGTGAGAATGTAAAAACATCTATAAACCATGGTCTAAAACTTGCAACTGAAACAGTAAATGCCATGAATGATATAAATGACTCAACAAATGCTGTTCATGAAGCAATTAACTTAATAGACCAAATTGCATTTCAAACAAATATTCTTTCACTTAATGCAGCAGTTGAAGCAGCTACTGCTGGTGAAGCAGGAAAAGGTTTTTCTGTAGTTGCAGGAGAAGTTAGAAATCTAGCAAGTAGATCAGCAGATGCAGCAAAAGAGATTAAAAATTTAGTTGAATCAGCAACAAGCAAAGCAAATGAAGGAAAAACAATTGCTGATAAAATGATTTTAGGTTATCAAAAATTAGATGAAAATATATCAAAAACAACAAGACTAATAGAAGAAGTTGTTGAAGCATCACATGAACAAGAGAAGAGTATTACTCTTATAAATGATTCTGTTGCTGAAATTGATACCTTAACACAACAAAATGCTGATGTAGCTCAAAATGTAAGAGAAACATCTTCAGAAATCAAAGATATTGCAAATGAAAATGTGGAGCATATAAATAAAGCTGAATTTATAGGTAAGCATTAA